A section of the Castanea sativa cultivar Marrone di Chiusa Pesio chromosome 12, ASM4071231v1 genome encodes:
- the LOC142620052 gene encoding uncharacterized protein LOC142620052 — protein sequence MAIEIGISHLEVFGDSKLIINQTLEQYDVKKEDLVPYCKYAKKLLTNFEAITLEHIPRKENRQADALANLATTLALSQEETAKVAVSQRWVVPSVIEEEKEENQANVISVCLVEKEDWRQTLIEYLQHGRLPDDEKA from the exons atggccattgaaattgGCATATCGCATCTCGAAGTCTTTggggattccaaattaattatcaaccaaaccTTGGAGCAGTATGATGTCAAGAAAGAGGACCTTGTCCCTTATTGCAAATATGCGAAGAAATTGCTCACAAATTTTGAGGCAATTACATTGGAGCATATACCGAGGAAGGAGAATAGACAGGCTGATGCTTTAGCTAATCTGGCTACCACCTTAGCATTATCCCAAGAAGAGACTGCCAAAGTTGCTGTTTCCCAAAGGTGGGTGGTGCCTTCCgtgattgaagaagaaaaagaagaaaatcagGCCAACGTCATTTCTGTATGCCTTGTCGAAAAGGAAGATTGGCGACAAACGCTCATTGAGTACCTTCAACATGGAAGACTCCCAGATGAT GAGAAAGCATGA